One Chionomys nivalis chromosome 4, mChiNiv1.1, whole genome shotgun sequence genomic region harbors:
- the LOC130873080 gene encoding 60S ribosomal protein L23a-like gives MPELFSDLYTCPPHTATLKMVHSVKMAPKAKKEAPAHPKAEAKVKALKAKKAVLKGVHSHKKKKTRTSPTFRWPKTLRLRRQPKYPRKSAPRRNKLDHYAIIKFPLTTESAMKKIEDNNTLVFIVDVKANKHQIKQAVKKLYDIDVAKVNTLIRPDGEKKAYVRLAPDYDALDVANKIGII, from the coding sequence ATgccagagttgttctctgacctctacacatgcccACCGCACACTGCAACTTTAAAAATGGTTCATTCGGTCAAGATGGCGCCGAaagcgaagaaggaagctcctgcccatcccaaagccgaagctaaagtgaaggccttgaaagccaagaaggcagtgctgaaaggcgtccacagccacaaaaagaagaagaccCGCACATCGCCCACCTTTCGGTGGCCCAAGACGCTGCGGCTACGAAGGCAGCCCAAATACCCCCGGAAGAGCgcgcccaggaggaacaagcttgaccactatgccatcatcaaattccccctgaccaccgagtcagccatgaagaagatagaagacaacaacacacttgtgttcattgtggatgtcaaggccaacaagcaccagatcaaacaggctgtgaagaaactctatgacatcgatgtggccaaagtcaacaccctcataaggcccgacggagagaagaaggcatatgttcggttggctcctgattatgatgctctggatgttgccaacaaaattggaatcatctaa